In the Actinomycetota bacterium genome, one interval contains:
- a CDS encoding isoprenyl transferase, protein MTYKSKFILKLSSLLSNFPNLQTKLLINSLDKNNIPNHVAIVMDGNGRWAKKWGLPRSKGHIEGTKSIKRVLEIAYDLNIKYITLFAFSQENWDRSKQEVDGILKIIRKSLHDELNQLNEKGIKISIIGNFERVAEDIIETIKNVQKTTKSNEKMNVCIAFSYGGREEIAQAAKNLAKDVLEGKMEIRDIEESIFRNYLYTKDIPDPDLLIRTSGEIRISNFLLWQMAYTEFVFTPVLWPDFNKYHFLRAILEYQVRERRFGLV, encoded by the coding sequence ATGACATATAAATCTAAATTCATCCTAAAATTGTCCTCTTTACTTTCAAATTTCCCCAATCTTCAAACTAAACTTCTTATTAATAGTTTAGATAAAAATAATATTCCAAATCATGTAGCAATAGTAATGGACGGTAATGGTAGATGGGCAAAAAAGTGGGGGTTACCTAGAAGCAAAGGTCACATAGAGGGAACAAAATCAATAAAAAGAGTTTTAGAAATAGCATATGACCTGAACATAAAATATATAACACTCTTTGCGTTTTCACAAGAAAATTGGGATAGATCTAAACAAGAGGTTGATGGTATTTTAAAAATAATTAGAAAAAGTCTTCATGATGAATTAAATCAGCTTAATGAAAAGGGTATAAAAATATCTATAATTGGGAATTTTGAAAGAGTAGCAGAGGATATAATAGAGACGATAAAAAATGTTCAAAAAACCACAAAAAGTAATGAAAAGATGAATGTTTGTATAGCATTTAGTTATGGTGGAAGGGAAGAGATAGCCCAAGCAGCTAAAAATTTAGCTAAGGATGTATTAGAAGGAAAAATGGAAATCCGTGATATAGAAGAAAGCATTTTTAGAAATTATCTATATACGAAGGATATTCCAGATCCAGATCTTTTAATTAGAACCAGTGGTGAAATAAGAATAAGTAATTTTTTATTGTGGCAGATGGCTTATACAGAATTTGTATTTACTCCGGTTTTATGGCCAGATTTTAATAAGTATCACTTTCTCAGAGCAATTCTTGAATATCAAGTGAGAGAAAGAAGATTTGGTTTAGTTTAA